acacagagggattTGCCGACgcgggcgatagccgataaaacggcgttccagccaacttcatctttacacatcctccgaacaaggttgtccggggtagtgtccagaccacatgtggcaagcatgtggtcacgcattgcgcgaaaacgtgagcacacgaacaacacgtgttccgccgtttcctctaaacctgcggacaccaaacactcgggcgaggccgagcaagcctgctgcgttacctgcattgtgattttgcagcacgcttaaacgccgggcacatcgaacccatggggtgcttgctgttcacagctttgctggaacaaattaaacaattgggagggttcatgcagcattgtgccttatgtccctccaatccgcagcgtcgacagagcttgcttcggtcagggcctttgcagtcccattgcttgtgccccggttccaggcacttgaagcaaacttcgggttgctcgtatatgcgcacagggcataccgaccatcccaccttgacgctccctaacttgactaccttggaggcgtccgctgcagatagtcgaaccaatgctacctgcgtccctgccggacctttccgtagccgaacggctgcggtgggcgtctccacttcacactgtcgccgcagtgccgtgacgagctcttcgacttcagtgatctcgtccaggtctttaacccttagattaacctccgtcgtgagtgccctccccttgaccgtctcgtctaggacttcctccgccaacttcttgtaggcggcgcccttttgcgagacgccccgcttcagctcgaggatcatctcgcccatccgggtacgtcttattcgacttacgttggcgccgagttcaccgagcttgacgtcactcctcatcgccttcaagacgtccgagtacttagcctcgtccgccgtgatgactagggcatcgtccctggagcgattggcgcctaccctagacttcttgctactctcattcgcctgggccttcttttcggcccttgacgtcttcggtttcctcttgttcttgaccagggtccaggaggcgtcattcccctctatttccctggtctggtgcggttgagaactttcagcctgccgtaaccccttaccaccgtctttcctgggtggacggacctttccaggtcctttctcccctggttttggaggtacctggccggggggCTTCGgccccctggagactgtctcccccgtttttgtgtctgctccgttggagcagtcacccccgaccataggccatgggccgtcaataacctctaccggcgtttttttagccgagaggaagttTAAGTGACCCACgttggcgctgcgcactgagcccaggtctcctaggcggagacctgaacaacccacctcttgcgaaggggttgtcgcctacactactaccactaattgaagaattgacttggttttccattttggtcccacgagttgctcgggaaaagaggtccaccacgccagagcccagcatgacgcggtaagggacaattactgtggagggtgcccaggtaccccactggttccgttaaaggcctagcttattatttcacccccctggccatgcatcccctcggcacgggtcgcttgacgccttgggattaggggttagggacgatggtcccggtctaactcgcagtggccatggggaggggtcgtcaagcccttggacaaagtccctgctgcccctgtgtatgtgtgtgtgtctgtgcgcacccgccCAAAAAAAtgacactcatttttcaggtacttatcctcaaccaatttcgatttctggggtcgtgggatcaaaccccaccgaaggggcggttaccctccaataccttttccgaactaaatctatcacatgttgtacatatgcataatcaagtttcagacatagtaattaatttccactccgggtggcttaatacccggcatataggcaattaactttgaatgtactgaacgatttttgtctaaaattggaaattattttgttggacatttgttgcaatgtctcaatattggaaattctatgaagttcattggtactataccacggaggcaacttcagaatcattttcaattttttttttttgaatcctctggagttccttctttctggtattgcagcaactggtccatattggcacagcatacaacatggcagatctaaaaatttgtttgtaaatcaaaagtttgttctaaagacaaagttttgattttctgtttataagtggatatagacacttaatatatttgttaaaattggcttgaatgccttcagggtgatttttgaaagttattttttgatcttgcagaagtcctaaatatttagcttcgctagaccaattaattggaaccccattcatagtgacaatatgtctgctagaaggtttcaaataagaagctctcggcttatgtgggaaaattataagctgagttttggaagcattcggggaaattttccatttttgcaagtaagtggagaaaatatccaaacttttttgcgatctactacaaatgacacgaaggcttcaccctttggctgagagacctgtgttatctgcaaacaaagatttttgacaccctggtggtaaatcaggtaagtcagaagtaaaattgttatacaatatgggccccagtatgttgaaaattaaaattcatcaattttacaatcaaaccttcatgccaaacactgtcaaatgctttctctatatcaagaagagcaactccagtcgaatatccttcagatttgttgagccgaattaagttcataactcttaataactgatgagtggttgaatgcccaaaATGGTTgaatggcgaaaaccaaattgctcatcagcaacaATAGAATTGTCAAttatatgaaccatcattctatttaaaataatcttttcaaacagtttgcttattgaagaaagcaaactgattgggcgataactagaagcctcaactggatttttgtccggctttaaaattggaacaactttggcgtttttccatttacctgggaagtatgccaattgaaaacttttgttaaataaattaaccaaaaaggataaagagctctcaggaagttttttaaattttctagtaataacATCGAGGTATACGCAATTTGTCTATTTTCCTAAACACCGCTATCCAATCCTTCCAATGTGTAGCGATCTTTCCAGGAATGCTGTTGCCCCATCCATTAGTCCTCCACACTTCTTGAATAAGTATTTTACCATGGACAACAAATGACGCCACCAACCCTAGAGGGTCATAGATGCTCATAACCAGTCGAAGTATTTCCCTCTTCGTGGGAGTCGTGGCAATATTTAGAAAACCGCTCATCTTCTCACCAAACTGTAGCGTAAATGCAAACACACCTTCTTCCTGCATCACGCTATCaaattcgagattttttttttttttttttttttttttctttattaaggagactttcagccctaggctggctcgtctccgagctACACTGTAAAGTGAATTCATGCCAAGGatgaaattttcacatttacaatatataattcaaattcaatttaatgcattatttttttctcgatCTGGTGTTGTACGTTTTCCAGTCCGATTCATTCTGCTCTCTGCTATTGCTCGTATCGTACACGTCATCCCCACACGATCTCTTAGGGATATTATCGTCTCGcgcagggacagaaaaagtcatttcaactacactcaaatagctgacatccaacacacaatcaagttgctagtccttcccgaatttgaatgtgcgaatgaataggacggcctgtgcacgaacagcagcaagcgacgactctcggtgtcagcgttgtattgtgcggtgtcaaaatgaatcttcagcttggcacattgatattcagtttgaaatctcaaaatatgaatatcatttcatactgcggtgcatggattcaacattttgaagtcagattcctaaaatatatgcatctgtttagtatataaagtaaaataatcatcatttatcggtgcaaatcaagcgcaattcaaaatattcattacagccccggtagatattcattttttacgctcgattatcaatcggctattgaggatcgggcggtaaatttggtatggaagtttgacagcatgctgcgagatgttcgtgcctgcattgccgagcgtctgatcaaaacaaacacgaaccaatgacgaagctgcctactgagcatcgatgcaactgatagtaaaacgaagatttccgtccttggtCTCGCGTATCGCTTGCTGTTTCCGATGCGGCTGGCAATCGCCTTTTCGCGCTGGCTGCAGTAGTGCCGGGCCCAAATACACTGAAAACATTACACACGCCTATGCGACTGGTTTCACACATGAATTTTCACTAGTTGTATAACATGGGAAAATAACGTGTATTTCCAGTCCCTAATGCAGTGATCtccagcatgcttactatcaagggccgcacAGACGTTTTGAgttgttgaagcgggccgcagtatatttgcaaGATTTGTTTTTATGTTTATATTGCATATTATAGaatatcaaatattttaacaatatATTCTATTCCTTTGAATCTTTTTTACATAAAGAATCCATTtaagattctgaaaagaattcgtTCGGGAATATGAACAGAATCCGATCAGAATTTTAAACAGAATTCGTTTGGAATTCTAGAGAGAATCCATTCGCGATGCTGAACAGAATTCCGGTAGTGATTCGGGGCAGAATCTTTTCGGAATTCGTATTAGAGTTCGTTTAGAATtctgtttgagattctgaaaagaatccgattgaaggttctgaacagaatctgtttgcgattctgaaaagaattcgaatagtattctgaacagaatccattgTTGATAGTCAACGTAGTTTCTGGAGGTAATAATCCACAAAATTCAGTTTAATTTCTCCAAAATCTAGCTTATTTtgagaaataaaaacatttttattacGGATCAGTATAtgtgaacattatttttacctgTTGAGTTCTTTTAAATCTGCGAATAAATacaaatttgctatttttataaCCAGGGGCGATAACATCGAAGTATATTTGCTGTCGGCCTACATATCATCTATGTATGAACTTATGAATTTCATGAACTATAATGATAAAACTATTCACGATATATAAATCGTGCTTCAACATCATAGTGATGTAAACTTGACAGGTTCCCGAGAGATATTGGAAAAAGCTTTTCCTGTCATATAATGCTTATgaatgggccacatgtagtgtattctcagaaaaccttcgcgggccgcaggaaaaggcttggagggccgcatgcggcccgcgggccgcactttggggatcactgcccTAATGTCAGAAATCAAAACGTTCGATACATTTGAAGTACATGGagaataaaaatggaaaacacGTTAAATCCGTATGAATTGTTTTTGTGGGAAACTTCAGAATGGGCACTTTGGGTATTTTACcaattttgaaatgttattAATCttcaaacaataaataaaacacttttgagaaatatttcattaaaatAGTCACGACATTTATTTTTAGATTGTTTTGAGAGGATATTATTGAAAGCAAATATTTTGGATGGTGAAAAACGAGCCATATTGTGCTGTTTAAATGAACTTATTTGCCATATGCTGGACCCGGGAAGCGGCACTGAACAGCTGGTCACTCATCTACCTGTAAATCaagcttaaaaattatttaCTTTTCACTGAATTTTTCACACTAGATAATAGACTTACATTAATAGGAAACACGTTTAGCGCAAGAGAACTTCCTTTTCTCTTGAAATGAGTTGAACGTTTTCTCATCAGCTTAATGACAGCATACCAAAATTTTAACTATAAAAACAATGCTCAAAACACGTTACATTCAACAGAATTGGCAAGTGGTGTcgattcaattttgtttctgaTGAGTTTAATGTGAATCGtaagtgaaaatgaaaaataataaaacgcgATAGATGCATGTGAAAAGGAACATTGAATTTAACGTGGAAtactagtgaaaaaaatatgtcatAAAACACGTTAGATTCACGTGGAAAAGCACGTTTAACGAGCGTgtagattattttcagtgtatgatctcctctttcatatcgtGGGCAGGGGGAtcttaaacaatttttatttttttcactatttttagctccatagaaatctcaaatgatagccgatttaatccccccaaaaatgtatggaaaatgacccccgatagaacatttaaaaaatacacCAACGTGGAAGAGGGAAACCTAAACTTTTGCGTAgtgggtgttttagagatactgattttttttaaaaattagccTCTTCGAAAAAAGACACCGTGTTCTGAATATCATGATTATTCACATAATCGTCCACATAGTGTTTTTTACTCTCTGTCGCACAGAGGGACGAATCCTTAGAAAGAGGGTCAAAGggtcattttccaaaatgatgtattctattttttaaatatttttctcgcaTTATACAGTTTAtaaaacattgtaaaaaacTTTGGTTGAGTCAATTTGACGATATTGTGCCCATTGGGGTACCTTTGAAGTTGgcatgaaaactatttttaacaccattgataatatataaatatgaagtatgatatctttgcaatatttttcaaatttgttattcaatcATTTCAAACTCAATACATCTTCAAAGATAACATAATCAACTATCAATTGCATACATTGTAtcacaaattcatgaaatattaacCCTTGGCTTATGGAGTTGAATTTGGGcttatttcgaaatttactcATTTCGTGGTGTTTTCAtgtggtcagaaaacaatttaCCCATCATTACCCAGCGCTGGAAATCGCATGGCTACTACTTTACATTATATATTTTCAAACTAAACGAAATTTAGGGCCCGCCAGGGCCCGCAGGTTTTTTCCGAGGCATTTGAAAATGACGTAAAATACAtgaaaatgtatgtatatgtactgAATGCTACAATCACAACACTCGTTATGAATGTagttgaaaatgataaaatttcatcACAGTAAGTATAATAAACCCATTTGTTCTCATTTTAAGCCATATTTGtacttttgaccgtctttttttcaATCCGTCCCACTGTGTGTCGCCGCACCTTTTGGAAACTTGATATCACTgataaaaataactcaaaagtaagttaaaATAAACTCaacgttgggtacttttttttcttccgtgtagagtTGCCTTTCTATCGTGTTGACTCGTGGTTTACACAGGCTGCCGCACACTACCCATCCGATACTGGTCTTTGTTGCTATTGACTCGTTCAATTTACCTTCCCGTAGCTTTGGCGATGCGAGTAAATGAGAATTGCTCAATCCAATCAGAATTCCTGTTACTGTGGACTTAAAACTTAAAACTCCCTTGTTGCCACCAGCCTCACAAATATACACTTCTATGTATTACATAAATCGTCTTGTTGATTCATCCAGTCCATTCGATGTGCAGCGTCCCTAATTCTCCATTGCCATTGGCCTCAACAGCCTTTGCAATCGACCGCTACGAGCGTAACTGAAGATCCATCGACGAGAAACGCATAAGTGTTGAACTGAGCTCCAAACAAAGTGACTGGTAGAACATGGAAGACCTCCTTAGCTTGGcaataagacgcgcggctacaaagcaagaccatactgatggtggttgggttcgattcccgggtcggtctaggcaattttcgggttggaaattatctcgatttccctgggcataaaagtatcaccgtGTTAGCCATATACGAATGAAGAAATGGTcattggcttagaaacatcgcagttaataactgtggaagtgctggaTGAACACTATGTCTCAGTGGGGGAGGCAATGCGggtaagaagaaaaagaagaagaaaaagttaGTCTAAGGtctaaattgatgaaaaaatgtAGAACTGTGTGTAATATAAATGCTTAAATGTTAGAAATGCGGTAACAAATGTCCTAGTCTTATAGCTTGAGTAGTGTTTTaatggaaaaaggaaaaaatagtCCTGGATTGTCCTGCTGAATGTGCCCGGAGAAGGTGAAAAACATATGTCTGTCGAACGTTGGAAAAGGATCAGTTCGCCAACAATGGTtaagaaatatatttaaaaaatttaagtaACCAATTCATTTCATTAACACACTGCTGGGCATAGACTGATAATACGCACACATAAAATCATGTTacaactagacctgtgcgccgccgcgccacgccaccgccgccggtggttttaatcgcgccgccgccgccgacgatttcgGGTCGgtgcgccgccgatcataattttgccacgccggtaactaatcgcaataaaaaaatcaattaacttaagtccAGTCAAGCCAAGCCAAGATACTGTTTACGGTTTAataattgaggtcgaaatacgtatctgtgaagaaatacagcgtataagagttaattggaatagtgCTAAACTAGTTTTATGACAGTTCATAAATGTTAAGGTGGATCTCGtcaaaattctatttcaaatctacctcaagcgatggtgtctctaagtcggtgtagtgacatacattgtcttggttatttttttctattttaaaaatttttttattttattttattgtcttgAGAAGCCTTATTGTGAAATTCCTGGTATTTCTGCGAATATTCGGAGAAGTATCGTttaaacattcatttatgaattccttcgaaactactccagaaattagtttggaaataaatcaagaaatttatttgataattcttccagatatcctccgaaaagtttattttaaaaaaccttagaagattattttaggaattcttcctaatttttttgggtattccttcggagattccttacaaaatttctccgaaaatttcttaagaattttcaatacgaatttctttaggaaattgcttaaggaatgctttcggattttgttccaCGAATTCCTACAATCTCCTTCTGAGactctttgaggaattcctttggaattagCAATTGGCTTAGCAATTCCTGCGAAAAGTTCTTAAggatttccttaaaaaaatccattcgttcttttgagaattttttcggattttttttttaagaatttcttcggaaattttcccttttgaaattgtttgggcgtttatttcatgaatcgctggaaaaaaaaatcttctagatatccataagaaattcattcaaaattttcatatggaatttcttcagaacttcttccagcaattccttttaaacattctccgggaatttttccggaacttcctgcaggaatttcttcgaaaatggcTTCATCTTTCCGAAAGTCTTTGTTTGTTTGctgtttatttttgtattttttttagaaaattcaataagtaactacatcgcaaacaacttcattttcaataaatttcaaaggatttcctggaagatctttcgaaaaaaaaatctggagaaatctccgaaggaaatctcggaggtttttcgaataatcttttaaagaagtccctggaggaatatccgaaggaattccgggcggtatttttttattattaaagaaataaaattctggaggatttcccaaataaattattgaaggcgttatttaagaaatttgtgttgggtttagtgcaggaatttttaaataaacttttgaaagcatttccaaaagagaacctgaatgaatgttcgaaaataattcctaaaggaacttctaaaagagtttttgaaggtaaaatacttccccaaagaattcctaaagaaatttccagaggaatcgaTAAAGGTATTTTTGGAGCATTTTATGatgcaatttccgaaggaattctcaaaggaaattacgaagaaattcctaatagaatttcagagaaaatgcctactggtTTTTCTAATGTAATTCCtaggtttcttcaagaatacctttgaattttttttccagtaatttattcgcaatttcctccagagattcctttgaatATTCGCCCAggaatttcctaggaaattgcctcaaaaagTTCTACTAAACCTCCTCactaaacgaattccagaaagttcttcggatattccttaaaattCACCTCAGGAACAACGTCAGAATTTCCTTCACGTAAacctttgtttaagaaaaccttaggaaattagttaaggttcgttcttttggaaatgcctttgaaaatttcaaaggaaattgcttcataaaatcctttaggaattgtttcgtaattcccttagaaattctttcggatatttcggatattccttttgaaatatcgacggaaaatattttagaattcctctaaaaattccttcagaaattcatttacagattgcttcggaaatatgtttagtctttgaaagtttgcttagaaatttcttcggaaattaatacggaggattattttaggaattctttcggattttttagaaaaaaaaacgttggaaaTTTTACATAAATTCCTCTAGGGGTTTCCTAACGAGTTCTTTGACAAGTTTTCCTGAAGTTCCcatagaaattctttcagaactgccttaaacaatttcttaagaatttctacagcaaatcctttgaaaattctttggtaactttaggaagaagttcttggacatTTCCCTCAATAATTACgtcacaacattctccatttcttatgattttttgtcgggaatctcttcagaaattaattcaaagaaatttcttcggaaatttgccTTGGGAACCATtccgaaattcttctaggaattccctagaacagtttttcaaaattttctgaaaagattctttcagatttttctgtgggaattccttcggttcctCAATGTAAACTGTTTTTGAAATCGGTGCTAccgggcaaaattataaaatacctatacatataataagcaagacctgcgtgcccaaacctttgttatgacgaataaacgagtctacaTTTAGCAAGCAAACATGCTAGTTCGGTTTAGTATTTTCTTAGTGTGACTTGTGGAAAGTCAGTCGTGAGATCAATAGTGAAGTTGGCCAAGTTCGGACGAAGTATTTttagttctttcgaaaattatttcaaaaattttgccagaaatgtctttataaactcttttcgctATTCCCTCGGAAAgtcctttctgaaccccttcgaagatttttttcgcaatttcttcggaaattgtttaagGAATTCTCTCGCAGCTATTTCTTTCCTTTATGAATTtacgaatgaaatcctgaaagaatagtCTATGGTGTTACCTGTGgatttactaaaggaatttcccaacgagaaccttattggtttttgaaaaaatgcctgTATGAGTTTTCGCAGATTTTTTTAtagggttttacaaaggaattgcttatgaaacttagaaaaaaaatcgtggtttcttccaaaaatccctTTAAGAACTCCaccaataattttttttggcatattttaccaacttttgaagaaaatattcaatttggttggtcatcaTGTCCCAGTCTACAGCCACagctcattttagttatgttgatcatctattgtgatttgtgcatacaagatttttagatatattgagaagtaaatcgactggagtttatcaaaatcctgaatttttggaaaaaaaattaatttttggaaaaaaaattaacaaattagtcctatgacaccgaagtctaattctcaatactgctcaagggttacgaaaagtgaagagggattcgttgttaaattttgattcttcaaaatcagagaataataaaatagttttaatttaaatagcattttgagatcaggtacttattagtgtcgctggtaatttactaAGTATGGAATGTGGtgtttgatgatcgacaaacacagaatattacaattttattccactgaagtcgatttttatacgggcgattcgtacggtgtgaatcaaaaccgcgtgaattaaaaaatccgcgtttaaattgattttttcatccacgccggttcacgccgccgccgccgccgccgataaaagccaacggcgcgccgccgtgacgccgccgccgccggggcaaaagtgaccactacgccgccgccgccgattatatgaccggcgcacaggtctagttacAACCAGGCATTGCATTTTATCctatcattcgatcttctgagcaaagatactgatgatatccagggatatcgatcttagttatctatctgctcagtaaacaaagtgcaatgttcgccatggagaaacattttttcactgtttttgttgtagcaacgccctcgcaacgtgaacaaaccccgaaaCACGCTGGCTATCTggatcatcattgaatgctcaaatgataatatctttccagagtgctctttgattagggataatatctttgcataagcaaagataatatcctgtgctcagatgatattgcaatgcctggttaCAACTAGTGTTCtcatatttgaaaatcaaaaagctaatttttattctttgagatcgtttattttgagaaaaatatatcAACTTGAACTATATTTACAAAACactaaattcaaaataaaatatttatttttgtttcgtaTATCGTTTCAATGAAGCAATTTGTGCCCCCAACACTATCTGACTGATTTGTAGTTTTGCTTTGGCCTGTTCGAGCGGGTCCAACGTTTTGACCGTTTTCGCCATACTTAAAAAGAACAGGTCAACATCATCGTTGTCGTTGACACAGGTTAAAATTTGCTCGTTTGGAATGGATACCTGGGGGCTGTTGGCTCTCTGTCGCTTTACTCCAAGGCCATGACTGCCTGGTTCATCAGGTAAGTGTCGTTTCTTCGTTCGATGACTGCACTGGGAAACCATATCGTCTTCATCGTACTCCGATGGACCTGGAACGTGCTCGAAGCGGGATCCGGGTATCGTGTCGTTATTCATATCATTATCACTCATAGAGCAATTGGATACCGACGGCGGTTGGATAAATTCCATCAAGGAACGCGTTTTATCTGGCTCCGGTTTAATGATTGCTTGAATGTCTATCTCGTCACATACTTTCGAATTATTGTTGCCACTTGCATCAGCCAATCGGATATCATCCGCTTCTGAGTAGTACGACAGATCTTCTGAACCATACTTTCCATGTATTTTCGATGGGTCAATATGATCATACAGAAAGGACATCCGCTGTTCGTAACGCCATGGAGGCATCGCTTTACTTTTTCTGCGCTTGATGGCATTCATAAAGCATCGACGCAGTTTTTCCCATACCTCTTTGGCTTGTTCTCCTATAAAGCAAGTACCAAACAAAGCGATTAGCGAGCACGACTTATAATTCAACATGAGCTCTTACCTTTCACGTTCATGTGTTTTCCAACTTCTTCCCACGCCTTGGTACGTGTGGGCTGATCCTTGTATCCTTCTGTATTAGCATCGTAAAGGCAGCGACGCAGAAACACTTGTTCGATAACATTCTCCTCGTTGAATATATGATCTGGCTGTTCCATTTTAAATGCAGTATTTTAGCATCTCACATCGAATGCAACCATAACAAATCACTCCACCTCAGCCGATAGACTGATAATTGTCGGTGTCACGTACAGTACTGATGGCGAGACGGCTGTCGACTCGGTCACGTAACTCAATCGTCGTTGTCACACTGAAATAGTAGATGTATGAATGCACATGACGAAAGAGATGATAG
The nucleotide sequence above comes from Armigeres subalbatus isolate Guangzhou_Male chromosome 3, GZ_Asu_2, whole genome shotgun sequence. Encoded proteins:
- the LOC134223445 gene encoding uncharacterized protein LOC134223445 is translated as MEQPDHIFNEENVIEQVFLRRCLYDANTEGYKDQPTRTKAWEEVGKHMNVKGEQAKEVWEKLRRCFMNAIKRRKSKAMPPWRYEQRMSFLYDHIDPSKIHGKYGSEDLSYYSEADDIRLADASGNNNSKVCDEIDIQAIIKPEPDKTRSLMEFIQPPSVSNCSMSDNDMNNDTIPGSRFEHVPGPSEYDEDDMVSQCSHRTKKRHLPDEPGSHGLGVKRQRANSPQVSIPNEQILTCVNDNDDVDLFFLSMAKTVKTLDPLEQAKAKLQISQIVLGAQIASLKRYTKQK